In a genomic window of Streptomyces sp. NBC_01231:
- a CDS encoding ABC transporter substrate-binding protein — protein MRVFIRNRGLRQVAAIASISSLATGCGVLSSDSSADDGPIVVGTTSAPSTLDPAASWDGSWELFRNVYQTLLAYPNGATTPRPDAAESCAFTDRTNQTYRCELRADMQFSDGHPLDARAVKYSIDRIKSIKAPSGPAGLLGSLDRVQALGEREVVFHLNKPDATFPFVLATPAMSIVDPEDYPAKSLREDGEVSGSGPYALKSYEEGKKAELVGNKSYKGFATLKNDAVTIRYFQDSPSMVKALRDQQIDVTYRGLAADDIVSLESDRDGNLQLVEGSGTDISYLVFNPKDPWANKRPVRRAVAQLVDRAAIAHKVYKDTVDPLYSMVPKGLTGHTTGFFDDFGNPSTSKARQILSEAGITERVPLTLWYTTDRYGSETAQQFQELKRQLDDSGLFTITLKSRPWKTYVEGYQKGEYPVFGRGWFPDFPDADNFIAPFVGKENALGTPYPASKITGVLLPRSRGESNRADGEKDFEEAQQILVDDARLLPLWQGRQYVAASEDISGAERALDPSTIMTVWQLYRKTSW, from the coding sequence GTGCGCGTGTTCATCCGGAACCGAGGCCTGCGGCAGGTGGCCGCCATCGCGTCCATATCGTCCCTGGCCACCGGCTGCGGTGTGCTGTCGTCCGACTCCTCTGCCGACGACGGTCCGATCGTGGTGGGCACCACCAGCGCACCGAGCACGCTCGACCCCGCCGCTTCCTGGGACGGTTCCTGGGAGCTCTTCCGCAACGTCTACCAGACGCTGCTGGCCTACCCGAACGGCGCGACCACGCCTCGGCCGGACGCCGCCGAGAGCTGTGCGTTCACCGACAGGACCAACCAGACGTACCGCTGCGAGCTGCGCGCAGACATGCAGTTCTCCGACGGGCACCCGCTGGACGCCCGGGCGGTGAAGTACTCGATCGACCGGATCAAGTCCATCAAGGCACCCAGCGGCCCCGCCGGACTTCTGGGCAGCCTGGACCGGGTGCAGGCGCTGGGGGAGCGCGAGGTCGTCTTCCACCTCAACAAGCCCGACGCCACGTTTCCGTTCGTGCTGGCCACCCCGGCCATGTCGATCGTCGACCCCGAGGACTACCCGGCGAAGTCCCTCCGCGAGGACGGCGAGGTGTCCGGATCCGGACCGTACGCCCTCAAGTCGTACGAGGAGGGCAAGAAGGCCGAGCTCGTCGGCAACAAGAGTTACAAGGGCTTCGCGACGCTCAAGAACGACGCGGTGACGATCCGCTACTTCCAGGACTCGCCGTCCATGGTCAAGGCGCTGCGGGACCAGCAGATCGACGTCACCTACCGCGGTCTCGCCGCCGACGACATCGTCTCCCTCGAGAGCGACAGGGACGGGAACCTCCAGCTGGTCGAGGGCTCCGGCACCGACATCAGCTACCTGGTGTTCAACCCGAAGGACCCGTGGGCGAACAAGCGCCCCGTGCGCAGGGCCGTGGCCCAGCTCGTCGACCGGGCGGCGATCGCGCACAAGGTCTACAAGGACACCGTGGACCCGCTGTACTCGATGGTCCCGAAAGGCCTCACCGGCCACACCACCGGCTTCTTCGACGACTTCGGCAACCCCAGCACCTCCAAGGCCCGCCAGATCCTCTCCGAGGCGGGCATCACCGAACGCGTCCCGCTCACCCTCTGGTACACGACCGACCGCTACGGCTCCGAGACCGCCCAGCAGTTCCAGGAGCTCAAGCGGCAGCTGGACGATTCGGGCCTCTTCACCATCACCCTGAAGAGCCGCCCCTGGAAGACCTACGTCGAGGGCTACCAGAAGGGCGAGTACCCGGTGTTCGGGCGCGGCTGGTTCCCCGACTTCCCGGACGCGGACAACTTCATCGCCCCGTTCGTGGGGAAGGAGAACGCGCTCGGCACTCCCTACCCCGCATCCAAGATCACCGGTGTGCTGCTGCCCCGCTCGCGCGGTGAGAGCAACCGGGCCGACGGGGAGAAGGACTTCGAGGAGGCCCAGCAGATCCTCGTCGACGACGCGCGGCTGCTGCCGCTGTGGCAGGGCCGGCAGTACGTGGCGGCGAGCGAGGACATCTCGGGTGCGGAGCGGGCGCTGGACCCGTCGACGATCATGACCGTGTGGCAGCTGTACCGGAAGACCAGCTGGTAG
- a CDS encoding SDR family oxidoreductase, with amino-acid sequence MTSVELSGKVALVTGASRGIGYGVAEALVARGDRVCITGRNEDALKEAVEQLGADRVIGVAGKAHDMAHQAVVVERTMEAFGRVDFLVNNAGTNPVFGPIADLDLDIARKVFETNVISALGFAQKTWHAWQKDNGGAIVNIASVAGVSASPFIGAYGISKAAMINLTLQLAHEYAPRVRVNAIAPAVVKTQFAKALYEGRETEAAAAYPLGRLGMPSDIGGTAAFLTSDQSDWITGQTLVVDGGIFLNAGVG; translated from the coding sequence ATGACTTCGGTGGAACTCTCCGGCAAGGTCGCGCTCGTCACGGGCGCCAGCCGCGGCATCGGGTACGGCGTCGCGGAGGCGCTCGTCGCGCGCGGCGACCGCGTCTGCATCACCGGGCGGAACGAGGACGCCCTCAAGGAGGCCGTCGAGCAACTCGGCGCCGACCGGGTCATCGGCGTCGCGGGCAAAGCACACGACATGGCACACCAGGCCGTCGTCGTCGAGCGCACGATGGAGGCCTTCGGCCGCGTCGACTTCCTGGTCAACAACGCCGGTACGAACCCGGTGTTCGGGCCGATCGCCGACCTCGACCTGGACATCGCCCGCAAGGTGTTCGAGACCAACGTGATCTCGGCCCTCGGCTTCGCGCAGAAGACCTGGCACGCCTGGCAGAAGGACAACGGCGGCGCGATCGTCAACATCGCCTCCGTCGCGGGCGTCTCCGCCTCGCCCTTCATCGGTGCCTACGGCATCAGCAAGGCCGCGATGATCAACCTGACCCTCCAGCTGGCGCACGAGTACGCGCCCAGGGTGCGGGTCAACGCGATCGCCCCGGCCGTCGTGAAGACCCAGTTCGCGAAGGCGCTGTACGAGGGCCGGGAAACGGAGGCCGCCGCGGCCTACCCCCTGGGCCGGCTCGGGATGCCCTCCGACATCGGCGGCACCGCCGCGTTCCTCACCTCGGACCAGTCCGACTGGATCACCGGCCAGACCCTCGTCGTCGACGGCGGCATCTTCCTGAACGCCGGCGTGGGCTGA
- a CDS encoding cysteine hydrolase encodes MPSYEQLSELLDPATTVLLTVECQQGVVGPDSALPELAQEALSSGALGNVALLVAAAHESGVQVIHAIAERRPDGRGASRNARLFRAVERLPVQQVSGTTAVRVAAPIEVAEQDLVVRRLHGLSPIQGTEADALLRNLGCRTLVVTGVSANVAIPNTVFDAVNRGYTAVVPTDAIAGVPSDYTPAMIRNTLALVATVTTTDAVLACLKRRPPVRRA; translated from the coding sequence GTGCCGTCGTACGAACAGCTCAGCGAACTCCTCGACCCCGCGACCACGGTCCTGCTCACCGTCGAATGCCAGCAGGGCGTCGTCGGACCCGACAGCGCCCTGCCCGAACTCGCCCAGGAGGCACTCTCCTCGGGCGCCCTCGGCAACGTCGCCCTGCTGGTCGCCGCCGCGCACGAGAGCGGCGTCCAGGTGATCCACGCGATCGCCGAGCGCCGTCCGGACGGCCGGGGAGCGAGCCGCAACGCCCGGCTCTTCCGCGCCGTCGAACGGCTGCCCGTCCAGCAGGTGTCGGGCACCACGGCGGTCCGGGTGGCGGCCCCGATCGAGGTCGCCGAGCAGGATCTCGTCGTACGACGGCTGCACGGGCTGTCGCCGATCCAGGGCACCGAGGCCGACGCGCTGCTGCGCAACCTGGGCTGCCGGACGCTGGTCGTGACCGGCGTGTCGGCCAACGTGGCGATACCCAACACCGTCTTCGACGCCGTCAACCGCGGCTACACCGCCGTGGTGCCGACGGACGCCATCGCCGGGGTGCCCTCCGACTACACCCCGGCGATGATCCGCAACACCCTCGCGTTGGTCGCCACGGTCACGACCACGGACGCGGTGCTGGCCTGCCTGAAGCGCCGGCCCCCGGTCAGGCGAGCTTGA
- a CDS encoding DinB family protein — MTTPRSEPAQNADERTMLEGWLDYHRQTLAWKCEGLTDAQLRTASVAPSELSLMGLVRHMAEVERGWFRKVLVGDDPGPIYYTDEDPDGEFHLTDADTWEEAHETWQAEIEIARRNAAGFALDDLSQGKSRSTDEPFNLRWIYTHMIEEYARHNGHADLVRECLDGATGD; from the coding sequence ATGACGACACCGCGCAGTGAACCCGCCCAGAACGCCGACGAACGCACCATGCTGGAGGGCTGGCTGGACTACCACCGGCAGACCCTGGCGTGGAAGTGCGAGGGTCTGACCGACGCCCAGCTCCGGACCGCCTCGGTCGCGCCGTCCGAGCTGTCGCTGATGGGGCTGGTCCGGCACATGGCGGAGGTCGAGCGGGGCTGGTTCCGCAAGGTACTGGTCGGCGACGACCCCGGGCCGATCTACTACACCGACGAGGACCCGGACGGCGAGTTCCATCTCACCGACGCGGACACCTGGGAAGAGGCCCACGAAACCTGGCAGGCCGAGATCGAGATCGCCCGGCGCAACGCGGCCGGCTTCGCGCTGGACGATCTCTCCCAGGGCAAGAGCCGGTCCACCGACGAGCCCTTCAACCTGCGCTGGATCTACACCCACATGATCGAGGAGTACGCCCGCCACAACGGCCACGCCGACCTGGTCCGCGAGTGCCTCGACGGCGCGACGGGAGACTGA
- a CDS encoding DMT family transporter — protein sequence MTAVSPAPAPAATVSRPRPALDWRLRFGALSLIWGFSFLLIKVGTEGYAPFQVTLGRLVFGTVVLAVAMTVRRERLPRGTRTWAHLTVAAFLLNALPFSLFAYAELSIPSTLAGICNATSPLWGMVLSLVALSEDRPTRTRVAGLGLGFLGVLTVLGAWQGFHGLDATGTAMALLASLSYPIGWIHVRRTLAGSSHSNLSLTGAQLLLATLQLAVVTPLFTSAPSHFPVVPLLATAALGALGTGLAVLVQYGLVAEVGPTTAQMVTYFIPVIATAAGVAILGESLSWSTPVGAAIVLAGAALTRARPRTRH from the coding sequence ATGACCGCCGTCTCCCCCGCCCCGGCCCCCGCCGCGACCGTCTCCCGCCCTCGCCCAGCCCTTGACTGGCGGCTGCGCTTCGGCGCCCTCTCGCTGATCTGGGGTTTCAGCTTCCTGCTCATCAAGGTCGGCACGGAGGGCTATGCCCCCTTCCAGGTCACGCTCGGTCGTCTGGTGTTCGGCACGGTGGTGCTCGCCGTGGCGATGACGGTCAGGCGGGAACGGCTTCCCCGGGGCACACGCACATGGGCGCATCTGACGGTCGCCGCCTTCCTTCTCAACGCGCTGCCGTTCTCCCTGTTCGCCTACGCGGAGCTGTCGATCCCGTCCACCCTCGCCGGCATCTGCAACGCGACCTCACCGCTGTGGGGCATGGTGCTCTCCCTGGTCGCGCTCTCCGAGGACCGGCCGACCAGGACCCGGGTCGCGGGTCTCGGCCTCGGGTTCCTGGGCGTCCTGACGGTGCTCGGGGCCTGGCAGGGCTTCCACGGCCTGGACGCCACGGGCACGGCGATGGCCCTGCTGGCCTCCCTCAGCTACCCGATCGGCTGGATCCACGTCCGTCGCACCCTGGCCGGCTCCAGCCACTCGAACCTGTCGCTGACCGGCGCCCAGTTGCTGCTGGCCACGCTGCAGCTGGCGGTCGTCACCCCGCTGTTCACCAGCGCGCCCAGCCACTTCCCGGTCGTCCCGCTGCTGGCCACGGCCGCGTTGGGCGCCCTCGGCACGGGACTCGCCGTCCTCGTCCAGTACGGCCTGGTCGCCGAGGTCGGCCCGACGACCGCTCAGATGGTCACGTACTTCATCCCGGTCATCGCGACGGCCGCCGGTGTCGCGATCCTCGGCGAGTCACTGAGCTGGTCGACACCGGTCGGCGCGGCGATCGTCCTGGCGGGCGCGGCGCTCACCCGGGCGCGGCCGAGGACCAGGCACTGA
- a CDS encoding aminotransferase class I/II-fold pyridoxal phosphate-dependent enzyme, whose amino-acid sequence MLGEYRIEGRRAAEISASVERAVGAGQLEPGQLLPPMRELATRLGVNPNTVAAAYRILRERGVIETAGRRGSRVRPRPATTGRQHIRVDAPAGVRDVADGNPDPALLPSLAKAFAAAGAQADREPVLYGDVPVEPGLARLARAGLDADGVPDGPLAVLSGSLDAIERVLAAHLKPGDTVAVEDPGWGSLLDLVPALGLRTTPVGVDDEGPLPDDVRRALESGARALIVTDRAQNPTGASVSATRARALRSVLREHPEILLIEDDHGHGIVDLPLHSLAGTTHTWVFVRSVAKAYGPDLRLAVLTGDPVTVDRVRGRQRLGPGWVGRVLQRAVLRLWSDGALDSAAVAAAYRGRRDLLIDALAERGVRAYGRSGLNVWIPVPDETGAVSRLLHAGWAVAPGARFRLNAPPGIRVTVATLTPDETGPLADAIASAVGPGLVRSYA is encoded by the coding sequence GTGCTAGGAGAATATCGGATCGAAGGACGACGTGCGGCGGAGATTTCGGCGAGCGTCGAGCGCGCGGTGGGGGCCGGACAGCTGGAACCCGGTCAACTTCTGCCGCCCATGAGGGAGTTGGCGACGCGACTGGGGGTGAATCCGAACACCGTCGCGGCCGCCTACCGCATCCTGCGCGAGCGCGGAGTCATCGAGACCGCCGGGCGCAGAGGCAGCCGGGTGCGGCCCAGGCCTGCCACCACCGGGCGTCAGCACATCCGGGTGGACGCCCCGGCGGGCGTGCGGGACGTGGCCGACGGCAACCCGGACCCGGCGCTGCTGCCGTCCCTGGCCAAGGCGTTCGCGGCGGCCGGCGCACAGGCGGACCGGGAGCCGGTCCTCTACGGAGACGTCCCCGTAGAACCGGGGCTGGCGCGGCTCGCACGGGCCGGCCTGGACGCCGACGGTGTGCCGGACGGGCCCCTCGCCGTCCTCTCCGGCTCGCTCGACGCGATCGAGCGCGTGCTGGCGGCCCATCTGAAACCCGGGGACACCGTCGCCGTGGAGGATCCCGGCTGGGGCAGCCTGCTCGACCTCGTTCCGGCCCTCGGGCTGCGCACGACCCCGGTGGGCGTCGACGACGAGGGGCCGCTCCCCGACGACGTGCGGCGTGCCCTGGAATCCGGGGCGCGCGCGTTGATCGTCACCGACCGGGCGCAGAATCCCACGGGCGCCTCGGTGAGCGCCACGCGCGCGCGTGCCCTGCGGTCCGTTCTCCGGGAGCACCCGGAGATCCTGCTGATCGAGGACGACCACGGCCACGGAATCGTCGACCTGCCCCTGCACTCCCTGGCCGGTACCACCCACACCTGGGTCTTCGTGCGCTCGGTCGCCAAGGCCTACGGCCCCGACCTGCGGCTCGCCGTTCTCACCGGGGACCCCGTCACGGTCGACCGGGTGCGCGGCCGGCAGCGGCTCGGCCCGGGCTGGGTCGGCCGGGTGCTCCAGCGGGCCGTACTGCGGCTGTGGTCCGACGGCGCGTTGGATTCGGCGGCGGTGGCGGCGGCCTACCGAGGGCGTCGGGACCTGCTGATCGACGCGCTCGCCGAGCGCGGGGTGCGGGCCTACGGGCGCTCCGGTCTGAACGTGTGGATTCCGGTGCCCGACGAGACCGGAGCCGTCTCCCGACTGCTGCACGCCGGCTGGGCGGTCGCGCCCGGCGCACGCTTCCGGCTGAACGCGCCCCCCGGCATCCGGGTCACCGTGGCGACCCTCACTCCGGACGAGACCGGACCGCTGGCGGACGCGATCGCCTCCGCCGTCGGCCCGGGCCTGGTCCGGAGTTATGCCTAG
- the fabG gene encoding 3-oxoacyl-ACP reductase FabG translates to MSTTEQRVAVVTGGARGIGAATAVRLAAEGRAVAVIDLDEAACKDTVEKITAAGGKAIAVGADVSDEAQVEAAVARVVAELGAPTILVNNAGVLRDNLLFKMSATDWDTVLNVHLRGSFLMTKAVQKHMVDAGFGRVVNLSSSSALGNRGQANYSAAKAGLQGFTKTLAIELGKFGITANAVAPGFIATDMTAATAARVGMGFEEFKAAAATQIPVARVGEPDDIANAIAFFTNEAAGFVSGQVLYVAGGPLD, encoded by the coding sequence ATGTCCACCACTGAGCAGCGGGTCGCTGTGGTCACCGGCGGAGCGCGCGGCATCGGTGCCGCCACCGCCGTACGCCTGGCCGCCGAGGGGCGCGCGGTCGCCGTGATCGACCTCGACGAGGCGGCCTGCAAGGACACCGTCGAGAAGATCACCGCGGCGGGCGGCAAGGCGATCGCGGTCGGCGCGGACGTCTCCGACGAGGCTCAGGTCGAGGCGGCCGTCGCGCGCGTCGTCGCGGAGCTCGGCGCCCCGACGATTCTGGTCAACAACGCGGGCGTGCTCCGCGACAACCTGCTGTTCAAGATGAGCGCCACGGACTGGGACACCGTCCTGAACGTGCACCTGCGCGGCTCCTTCCTGATGACCAAGGCCGTCCAGAAGCACATGGTGGACGCCGGTTTCGGCCGCGTCGTCAACCTCTCCTCGTCCTCCGCGCTCGGCAACCGCGGCCAGGCGAACTACTCCGCGGCAAAGGCCGGTCTGCAGGGCTTCACCAAGACCCTGGCCATCGAGCTCGGCAAGTTCGGCATCACCGCCAACGCCGTCGCGCCCGGGTTCATCGCCACGGACATGACCGCCGCGACCGCCGCCCGGGTCGGCATGGGCTTCGAGGAGTTCAAGGCCGCGGCCGCCACCCAGATCCCAGTGGCCCGTGTCGGCGAGCCCGACGACATCGCCAACGCCATCGCCTTCTTCACGAACGAGGCCGCCGGCTTCGTCTCCGGCCAGGTGCTGTACGTGGCCGGCGGACCGCTCGACTAG
- a CDS encoding excalibur calcium-binding protein, which yields MRRHTGAIGTLIALAAIVPSADTAHAQDLDCPDFTYQEEAQAVLNTDPGDPNRLDEDQGPDDGIACEALPRRGAPVISSTTRPRVSATPTAVTPTLGVRGGLGGGSDSGPSGWDTGIGLAFVAGGVLATGIVVKRRRA from the coding sequence ATGCGCCGTCATACCGGTGCCATAGGCACGCTGATCGCGCTCGCCGCGATAGTGCCGTCGGCCGACACCGCTCATGCCCAGGATCTGGACTGCCCCGACTTCACCTACCAGGAGGAAGCCCAGGCCGTCCTCAACACCGACCCCGGCGACCCGAACCGGCTGGACGAGGACCAGGGCCCGGACGACGGCATCGCCTGCGAGGCGCTGCCCCGCCGGGGCGCACCCGTCATCTCCTCGACCACCCGTCCCCGCGTTTCCGCGACCCCGACGGCCGTCACGCCGACGCTCGGCGTGCGCGGCGGCCTGGGTGGCGGGTCGGACTCCGGGCCGAGCGGCTGGGACACCGGGATCGGCCTGGCCTTCGTGGCCGGCGGGGTCCTCGCGACCGGCATCGTGGTGAAGCGGCGCCGGGCCTGA
- a CDS encoding Rieske (2Fe-2S) protein encodes MASESHHPVSAPSRRTVVASLGAAGLAVALTACGSDDDASGSSTEQGADTGSGGTDAGAGTGAAAALAKTSDIPEGGGKVFSDEKVVVSQPKAGDYKAFSTICTHRDCPMTDLKDDVLSCSCHGSQFSVTDGSVKKGPATEPLAAKQITVDGDSIKLA; translated from the coding sequence ATGGCCAGCGAATCGCACCACCCCGTTTCGGCACCCAGCCGCCGTACCGTCGTGGCGAGTCTGGGCGCGGCGGGGCTCGCCGTCGCGCTGACCGCCTGCGGGTCGGACGACGACGCGTCCGGCTCGTCCACCGAGCAGGGCGCCGACACCGGCAGCGGGGGCACCGACGCCGGTGCGGGCACCGGCGCAGCCGCCGCGCTCGCCAAGACCTCCGACATTCCGGAGGGCGGCGGCAAGGTCTTCAGCGACGAGAAGGTGGTCGTCTCGCAGCCGAAGGCGGGCGACTACAAGGCGTTCTCGACCATCTGCACGCACCGGGACTGCCCGATGACGGATCTCAAGGACGACGTGCTGTCCTGTTCCTGCCACGGCAGCCAGTTCTCCGTCACCGACGGCAGCGTCAAGAAAGGCCCCGCGACCGAGCCGCTGGCCGCCAAGCAGATCACCGTGGACGGGGACTCGATCAAGCTCGCCTGA
- a CDS encoding pyridoxamine 5'-phosphate oxidase family protein has protein sequence MTATQRRGRKIMMTPGELDEFLTSQRTCRVATISVAGAPHVSTLWFAWDGTSMWLYSVVRSRRWTDLRRDPRVAIVVDTGEEYDELRGVELSGAVDFVGEAPRTGELCAELDLPETLFARKNFRLEEMPHDGRHAWVRLMPEKIVSWDFRKLGSA, from the coding sequence ATGACCGCCACTCAGCGCCGGGGCCGGAAGATCATGATGACGCCGGGTGAGCTGGACGAGTTCCTGACCAGTCAACGCACCTGCCGCGTGGCCACCATCTCCGTGGCCGGCGCTCCGCACGTGAGCACGCTGTGGTTCGCGTGGGACGGCACCTCGATGTGGCTCTACTCGGTGGTGCGCAGCAGGCGGTGGACCGATCTGCGGCGTGATCCGCGGGTGGCGATCGTGGTCGACACGGGTGAGGAGTACGACGAGTTGCGCGGCGTGGAACTGTCGGGGGCGGTGGACTTCGTCGGCGAGGCACCGCGCACCGGGGAACTGTGCGCGGAACTCGACCTCCCGGAGACGTTGTTCGCCCGCAAGAACTTCCGCCTGGAGGAGATGCCGCACGACGGCCGGCACGCGTGGGTGCGGCTGATGCCGGAGAAGATCGTCTCCTGGGACTTCCGGAAACTGGGCTCGGCGTAG
- the ung gene encoding uracil-DNA glycosylase, with protein MTDTAMLPESWRGVLGGELEQPYFKELTEFVEEERAQGPVYPPREEVFAALDATPYERVKVLILGQDPYHGEGQGHGLCFSVRPGVKTPPSLRNIYKEMQAELGLPVPDNGYLMPWAQQGVLLLNAVLTVRAGEANSHKGKGWEKFTDAVIRAVADRPDPAVFVLWGNYAQKKLPLIDETRHVVVKGAHPSPLSAKKFFGSQPFTQINEAVAQQGHEAIDWRVPNLG; from the coding sequence GTGACCGACACCGCCATGCTGCCCGAGTCCTGGCGCGGGGTTCTGGGCGGCGAGCTGGAGCAGCCCTACTTCAAGGAGCTGACGGAGTTCGTCGAGGAGGAGCGGGCGCAGGGTCCCGTGTACCCGCCGCGCGAAGAGGTCTTCGCCGCGCTGGACGCGACGCCGTACGAGCGGGTGAAGGTCCTGATCCTCGGCCAGGACCCCTACCACGGCGAGGGCCAGGGGCATGGCCTGTGCTTCTCGGTGCGCCCCGGAGTGAAGACCCCGCCGTCTCTGCGCAACATCTACAAGGAGATGCAGGCGGAGCTGGGTCTGCCCGTTCCGGACAACGGATATCTGATGCCCTGGGCCCAGCAGGGCGTCCTGCTGCTCAACGCGGTGCTCACGGTCCGTGCCGGTGAGGCCAACTCGCACAAGGGCAAGGGCTGGGAGAAGTTCACGGACGCGGTGATCCGCGCGGTGGCCGACCGGCCCGACCCGGCGGTCTTCGTGCTGTGGGGCAACTACGCGCAGAAGAAGCTCCCGCTGATCGACGAGACACGGCACGTGGTGGTCAAGGGCGCGCACCCCTCCCCGCTGTCGGCGAAGAAGTTCTTCGGCTCCCAGCCGTTCACGCAGATCAACGAGGCGGTGGCCCAGCAGGGGCACGAGGCGATCGACTGGCGCGTCCCGAACCTGGGCTGA
- a CDS encoding DUF3037 domain-containing protein, whose product MSERHIIKGGRRGDREVFEYALLRIVPRVERGECVNAGVLVYCRAKAYVGVRTHLDEARLLALDPDVDVSGVRSALHAVEGVCAGGEAAGQAAPDDAGRRFRWLVAPRSTIVQPGPVHTGLTADPAAEADRLLGLLVR is encoded by the coding sequence GTGAGCGAGCGGCACATCATCAAGGGGGGCCGCCGCGGCGACCGTGAGGTCTTCGAGTACGCGTTGCTGCGGATCGTGCCCCGCGTCGAGCGCGGAGAGTGCGTCAACGCCGGGGTGCTCGTGTACTGCCGGGCCAAGGCGTACGTCGGCGTGCGCACCCACCTCGACGAGGCGAGGCTGCTGGCCCTCGACCCGGACGTGGACGTGTCCGGCGTACGGTCCGCACTGCATGCCGTCGAGGGGGTCTGCGCGGGCGGCGAGGCCGCCGGGCAGGCCGCGCCCGACGACGCCGGTCGCCGCTTCCGCTGGCTGGTCGCTCCCCGATCGACGATCGTCCAGCCCGGGCCCGTACACACCGGCCTGACCGCCGACCCGGCCGCGGAGGCCGACCGGCTCCTCGGCCTGCTGGTGCGGTGA
- a CDS encoding LysR family transcriptional regulator → MLNLERLRTLDALARHGSVSGAAEGLHITTSAVSQQMSKLEREIGQQLLAKNGRGVRLTDAGRLLAEHAARILSQVELAQSDLEAQRGQVVGELRLAAFPTAMRGLFPEALAALRTDHPALRVRSRELEPESGVNAVLRGDADLAVVLDWYNKPLPMPQGLAKASILDDPVEIAMAEGHPLAHRDEIDLEDFADDEWVAWREGEFCHEWLLFTLRAKGIEPRIAHRAEEHHTQLALVAAGLGVCVAPRLGRDPMPRGVRAVPLRHRVHRYVYAVWRADADRRPSIRAAVEALRTAASAID, encoded by the coding sequence GTGTTGAACCTCGAGCGCCTGCGCACCCTCGACGCCCTCGCCCGGCACGGCTCGGTCAGCGGTGCGGCCGAGGGGCTGCACATCACGACCTCGGCCGTCTCGCAGCAGATGTCCAAGCTGGAGCGCGAGATCGGCCAGCAACTGCTGGCCAAGAACGGCCGTGGGGTGCGGCTCACGGACGCGGGCCGACTGCTCGCCGAGCACGCGGCGCGCATCCTGTCGCAGGTCGAACTCGCCCAGTCCGATCTGGAGGCCCAGCGCGGTCAGGTCGTCGGCGAGCTGCGGCTGGCGGCGTTCCCCACCGCGATGCGGGGACTGTTCCCCGAGGCGCTCGCCGCGCTGCGCACCGACCATCCGGCGCTGCGCGTGCGGTCCCGCGAGCTGGAACCGGAGAGCGGGGTGAACGCCGTGCTCCGCGGCGACGCCGACCTGGCGGTCGTCCTGGACTGGTACAACAAGCCGCTGCCCATGCCCCAGGGACTCGCCAAGGCGTCGATCCTCGACGATCCCGTGGAGATCGCCATGGCCGAGGGGCACCCGCTCGCCCACCGGGACGAGATCGACCTGGAGGACTTCGCGGACGACGAATGGGTCGCCTGGCGCGAGGGCGAGTTCTGCCACGAGTGGCTGCTGTTCACGCTGCGCGCCAAGGGTATCGAGCCCCGAATCGCCCATCGCGCCGAGGAGCACCACACCCAACTCGCCCTGGTCGCCGCCGGGTTGGGCGTCTGCGTGGCGCCCCGCCTCGGCCGCGACCCGATGCCGAGGGGGGTGCGGGCGGTGCCTCTGCGGCATCGCGTCCACCGGTACGTCTACGCGGTGTGGCGCGCGGACGCCGACCGCCGCCCCTCCATCCGGGCGGCGGTCGAGGCGCTGCGGACGGCGGCCTCGGCCATCGACTGA